One genomic window of Glycine max cultivar Williams 82 chromosome 16, Glycine_max_v4.0, whole genome shotgun sequence includes the following:
- the LOC100792252 gene encoding oxygen-evolving enhancer protein 1, chloroplastic, giving the protein MAASLQAAATFMQPTKLSRSNTLQQKSTQSISKAFGLEPVGAKKVTCSLQADLKDLAHKCVDATKIAGFALATSALVVSGASAEGVPKRLTFDEIQSKTYLEVKGTGTANQCPTIDGGLDSFAFKPGKYNAKKLCLEPTSFTVKAEGVAKNAPLEFQNTKLMTRLTYTLDEIEGPFEVSSDGTVKFEEKDGIDYAAVTVQLPGGERVPFLFTIKQLVASGKPDSFSGEFLVPSYRGSSFLDPKGRGASTGYDNAVALPAGGRGDEEELAKENNKSASSSKGKITLSVTKTKPETGEVIGVFESVQPSDTDLGAKAPKDVKIQGIWYAQLES; this is encoded by the exons ATGGCAGCGTCACTACAAGCAGCAGCTACTTTCATGCAACCCACCAAGTTGAGCAGGAGCAACACTTTGCAGCAAAAGTCTACTCAGTCCATTTCCAAGGCTTTTGGTTTGGAACCTGTTGGAGCTAAAAAGGTCACATGCTCCCTTCAGGCTGATCTTAAGGACTTGGCTCACAAGTGTGTTGATGCTACCAAAATTGCAGGATTCGCCCTTGCCACCTCTGCCCTCGTTGTCTCT GGGGCAAGTGCTGAAGGTGTTCCAAAGAGGCTAACCTTCGACGAAATCCAGAGCAAGACCTACTTGGAAGTGAAGGGGACAGGAACAGCAAACCAGTGCCCAACAATTGATGGTGGATTGGACTCATTTGCCTTCAAGCCGGGGAAATACAATGCCAAGAAGTTGTGCCTTGAGCCAACTTCATTCACAGTGAAGGCCGAGGGTGTGGCCAAGAATGCTCCCCTTGAGTTCCAAAACACAAAGCTCATGACACGTTTGACCTACACTCTGGATGAGATTGAGGGACCCTTTGAGGTGTCTTCTGATGGCACTGTCAAGTTTGAGGAGAAGGATGGCATTGACTACGCCGCCGTGACAGTTCAGCTACCGGGAGGCGAACGTGTGCCCTTTCTCTTCACCATCAAGCAGTTGGTGGCATCAGGGAAGCCAGATAGCTTTAGTGGGGAGTTTCTAGTCCCATCCTACCGTGGAAGCTCTTTCTTGGACCCCAAGGGAAGAGGTGCTTCCACAGGTTATGACAATGCAGTTGCTTTGCCTGCTGGTGGAAGAGGAGATGAGGAAGAACTTGCCAAGGAAAACAATAAAAGTGCCTCATCATCCAAGGGCAAAATCACCTTGAGTGTCACCAAGACCAAGCCTGAGACGGGTGAGGTTATCGGTGTGTTCGAGAGTGTTCAACCATCTGACACTGATTTGGGAGCAAAGGCTCCAAAGGATGTCAAGATCCAGGGCATCTGGTATGCTCAGCTTGAGTCATAG